From Actinoplanes oblitus, a single genomic window includes:
- a CDS encoding PadR family transcriptional regulator encodes MASPLRMTAALAGVLQAFLDDPAAERYGLDIMQATGCPSGTVYPILMRLQRAGWLESHWEEIDPSLAGRPARRWYRLAPDAATTARTELTAYRRRHATAGSAVKARPTWVS; translated from the coding sequence ATGGCGTCACCCCTACGTATGACGGCCGCTCTGGCCGGGGTTCTCCAGGCGTTCCTGGACGACCCCGCCGCCGAGCGTTACGGCCTCGACATCATGCAGGCGACCGGCTGCCCCAGCGGCACGGTCTACCCGATCCTGATGCGACTGCAGCGGGCCGGCTGGCTCGAGTCGCACTGGGAGGAGATCGACCCGTCGCTGGCCGGCCGGCCGGCCCGCCGGTGGTACCGGCTCGCCCCGGACGCCGCCACCACGGCTCGCACCGAGCTCACGGCGTACCGCCGGCGGCACGCGACGGCCGGCTCCGCGGTGAAGGCGAGGCCGACATGGGTTTCCTGA
- a CDS encoding TetR/AcrR family transcriptional regulator: protein MPATAEPARSPGRPRSGVDATVFAATLRAVHELGYTRATVDRVAALAGVAKTTIYRRWPSKGELVVACLLDAFGPVPLAGATRGEILAGGIRWIAARIGEPGIGAAFAGVFTDAVNDPALREVLATRFQDPYRLALQEALGEPEHRVLFLIDVVVGTLLHRLGMTGEPMAERDVDALVAMVRHTLES from the coding sequence ATGCCCGCCACCGCCGAACCCGCCCGCTCGCCCGGCCGCCCCCGCTCCGGCGTCGACGCGACAGTCTTCGCCGCGACGCTGCGCGCGGTCCACGAGCTCGGCTACACCCGGGCCACCGTCGACCGCGTCGCCGCGCTGGCCGGCGTCGCCAAGACGACGATCTACCGCCGCTGGCCGTCCAAGGGCGAGCTGGTCGTCGCCTGCCTGCTGGACGCCTTCGGTCCGGTGCCGCTGGCCGGCGCCACCCGCGGCGAGATCCTGGCCGGCGGGATCCGGTGGATCGCCGCCCGGATCGGCGAGCCCGGGATCGGCGCGGCCTTCGCCGGTGTCTTCACCGACGCGGTCAACGACCCGGCCCTGCGCGAGGTCCTGGCCACCCGGTTCCAGGACCCGTACCGGCTGGCCCTGCAGGAGGCGCTGGGCGAGCCGGAGCACCGCGTCCTGTTCCTCATCGACGTGGTCGTCGGCACCCTGCTGCACCGGCTGGGCATGACCGGCGAGCCGATGGCGGAGCGCGACGTGGACGCCCTCGTCGCCATGGTGCGGCACACGCTGGAAAGCTGA
- a CDS encoding alpha/beta hydrolase, with product MRDTIEAPLVVRLLQRVRTEPDWAAISAGELAAIQAAENRRRASRLMRLITGWPEPGVTIGWERVALSGRDVPVRVYRPQPATGELPLVLHVHGGGFVGTAAQSDWINSALAARLPAVVVSVEHRLVSPEVPLLAGVDDAWEVLREVFRHAARWGIDPGRVALFGESAGAAITGTVALRARDAGLALRAQVLVNPCTDLTATAFDYPSMREHADSPTLTVGQMRFFRRMAVPDGTDPRAVSPLHAWDAARLAPALVVVPTVDPVADQGRAYAQRLRIAGTPVRLTEHPGATHAFVSMPGVVPQARAARAEIVGFLRERLGS from the coding sequence ATGCGGGACACGATCGAGGCGCCGCTGGTGGTGCGGTTGCTGCAGCGGGTCCGCACGGAGCCGGACTGGGCGGCCATCTCGGCCGGCGAGCTGGCCGCCATCCAGGCGGCGGAGAACCGGCGGCGGGCATCCCGGCTGATGCGGCTGATCACCGGGTGGCCGGAGCCGGGAGTGACGATCGGATGGGAACGGGTGGCGCTGTCCGGGCGGGACGTGCCGGTCCGGGTCTACCGGCCGCAGCCGGCGACGGGCGAGCTGCCGTTGGTGCTGCACGTGCACGGCGGCGGCTTCGTGGGCACCGCGGCACAGAGCGACTGGATCAACAGCGCGCTCGCGGCCCGGCTGCCCGCCGTCGTGGTGTCGGTGGAGCATCGCCTGGTGTCGCCGGAGGTCCCGCTGCTCGCCGGCGTCGACGACGCCTGGGAGGTGCTGCGCGAGGTGTTCCGGCACGCGGCGCGATGGGGCATCGATCCGGGGCGGGTCGCCCTGTTCGGGGAGAGCGCCGGCGCGGCGATCACCGGGACCGTCGCGCTCCGGGCGCGCGACGCCGGGCTGGCACTGCGCGCGCAGGTCCTGGTCAACCCGTGCACCGACCTGACCGCGACGGCGTTCGACTATCCGTCCATGCGGGAGCACGCGGACAGCCCGACGCTCACCGTCGGGCAGATGCGGTTCTTCCGGCGGATGGCGGTGCCGGACGGGACCGACCCGCGGGCGGTGTCGCCGTTGCACGCGTGGGACGCGGCCCGGCTGGCCCCGGCGCTCGTGGTGGTGCCGACAGTGGACCCGGTGGCGGATCAGGGGCGGGCGTACGCGCAGCGGCTGCGGATCGCCGGCACGCCGGTGCGGCTCACCGAGCATCCCGGGGCCACGCACGCGTTCGTCAGCATGCCGGGCGTGGTGCCACAGGCTCGGGCCGCCCGCGCGGAGATCGTCGGTTTCCTGCGGGAGCGGCTCGGAAGCTGA